The Euphorbia lathyris chromosome 2, ddEupLath1.1, whole genome shotgun sequence genome includes a window with the following:
- the LOC136219702 gene encoding pentatricopeptide repeat-containing protein At3g22670, mitochondrial-like isoform X2, with amino-acid sequence MPPNQQTSKLFQLLVHRNFCQTVSLSPKSLKLPLSPSSPPSPESPDLPAWLVDKENPDLTEQNDDDFVIPSLADWVQNHNLGNSNPVVANRLLFEPAISDIDKLSQILRKHQSSIYSLIEPLNGCGIDATNDLILQLLKRFNNDWASAFRVFTWAKNQTGYVHTPELYDIMVDILGKRQEFSLMWDLVEEMAKLKGYISSVTMTKVMRRLAAAGKYEDAIEVFRGLEKFGVSKDLVALNTLMDALAKERSVEHAMNVFMEFKDCISVNLHSFNILMNGYCKAGKLDEAKNTMVEMEKHGFQPCVIAYTCLIKSYCKLKDFRNVDATLEEMEVKGCKPSVITYTIIMHNLGKAKQINEALEVYEKMKRNGLVPDAAFYSSLIFILSKSGRIKDAWNVFIDMEKQGVDIDVLTYNSMISSACTHNQEENALKLLRLMEEKECKPNIETYGPLLKLCCKRKRIKGLCNSGKIELACSFFEEAISKKMLPYDSTYKILVEALEKNNMAESMLKIQKLMAQMMKQKKPVPC; translated from the exons ATGCCACCAAATCAACAAACTTCGAAGCTCTTTCAACTGTtggttcaccggaatttttgcCAGACCGTTTCCCTGTCACCGAAATCCCTCAAGTTGCCCCTTTCACCTTCCTCTCCCCCTTCCCCAGAGTCACCCGATCTCCCTGCTTGGCTCGTTGACAAAGAAAACCCAGATCTCACCGAACAAAACGATGATGATTTCGTTATTCCTTCACTTGCCGATTGGGTTCAGAATCACAACCTTGGAAATAGCAATCCGGTGGTTGCCAATCGCTTATTATTTGAGCCCGCCATTAGTGATATCGATAAACTGAGCCAAATCCTAAGGAAACACCAATCATCAATATATTCTCTCATTGAGCCACTGAATGGATGCGGTATTGATGCAACGAATGATTTGATTTTGCAGCTTTTGAAGAGGTTTAATAACGACTGGGCTTCGGCATTTCGTGTATTCACTTGGGCAAAAAATCAAACAGGTTATGTGCATACGCCGGAGTTGTACGATATTATGGTTGATATCTTAGGGAAGCGTCAGGAGTTCAGTTTAATGTGGGATTTAGTTGAAGAGATGGCGAAATTGAAAGGATATATCTCATCGGTTACTATGACTAAGGTGATGAGGCGGCTTGCTGCAGCTGGTAAgtatgaagatgccattgaaGTATTTAGAGGACTCGAAAAGTTTGGTGTAAGTAAAGACTTAGTTGCATTGAATACTTTAATGGATGCATTAGCTAAGGAACGAAGTGTTGAACATGCCATGAATGTGTTTATGGAGTTTAAAGATTGTATCTCTGTGAATCTTCATAGTTTCAATATTTTGATGAATGGTTATTGCAAAGCTGGGAAGTTAGATGAAGCAAAAAACACTATGGTTGAAATGGAGAAACATGGATTTCAACCTTGTGTTATTGCATACACTTGTTTGATTAAATCATATTGTAAATTGAAAGATTTTCGAAATGTGGATGCAACTTTAGAGGAGATGGAAGTAAAGGGTTGCAAGCCTAGTGTGATAACATATACAATCATCATGCATAATTTGGGGAAGGCGAAGCAAATAAATGAAGCATTGGAGGTTTAtgagaaaatgaaaagaaatggATTAGTCCCTGATGCTGCATTTTACAGCTCTTTGATTTTCATCTTAAGCAAGTCTGGAAGGATAAAAGATGCTTGGAATGTGTTTATAGATATGGAAAAGCAAGGTGTTGATATAGATGTTTTGACATATAATTCAATGATTTCTAGTGCTTGTACTCATAATCAGGAAGAGAATGCATTGAAGTTGCTTAGATTAATGGAGGAAAAAGAATGCAAACCAAATATAGAAACATATGGTCCTTTATTGAAGCTTTGCTGCAAGAGGAAGAGGATTAAG GGACTCTGTAATAGTGGGAAGATAGAACTTGCTTGCTCTTTCTTTGAAGAAGCAATATCAAAGAAAATGCTTCCTTATGATAGCACGTACAAGATTTTGGTGGAGGCACTTGAGAAAAATAACATGGCAGAATCTATGTTAAAGATTCAGAAGTTGATGGCACAGATGATGAAACAGAAAAAACCAGTGCCTTGTTAA
- the LOC136219702 gene encoding pentatricopeptide repeat-containing protein At3g22670, mitochondrial-like isoform X1, producing MPPNQQTSKLFQLLVHRNFCQTVSLSPKSLKLPLSPSSPPSPESPDLPAWLVDKENPDLTEQNDDDFVIPSLADWVQNHNLGNSNPVVANRLLFEPAISDIDKLSQILRKHQSSIYSLIEPLNGCGIDATNDLILQLLKRFNNDWASAFRVFTWAKNQTGYVHTPELYDIMVDILGKRQEFSLMWDLVEEMAKLKGYISSVTMTKVMRRLAAAGKYEDAIEVFRGLEKFGVSKDLVALNTLMDALAKERSVEHAMNVFMEFKDCISVNLHSFNILMNGYCKAGKLDEAKNTMVEMEKHGFQPCVIAYTCLIKSYCKLKDFRNVDATLEEMEVKGCKPSVITYTIIMHNLGKAKQINEALEVYEKMKRNGLVPDAAFYSSLIFILSKSGRIKDAWNVFIDMEKQGVDIDVLTYNSMISSACTHNQEENALKLLRLMEEKECKPNIETYGPLLKLCCKRKRIKVLKFLVDHMYKNNVSIDLGTYALLVQGLCNSGKIELACSFFEEAISKKMLPYDSTYKILVEALEKNNMAESMLKIQKLMAQMMKQKKPVPC from the coding sequence ATGCCACCAAATCAACAAACTTCGAAGCTCTTTCAACTGTtggttcaccggaatttttgcCAGACCGTTTCCCTGTCACCGAAATCCCTCAAGTTGCCCCTTTCACCTTCCTCTCCCCCTTCCCCAGAGTCACCCGATCTCCCTGCTTGGCTCGTTGACAAAGAAAACCCAGATCTCACCGAACAAAACGATGATGATTTCGTTATTCCTTCACTTGCCGATTGGGTTCAGAATCACAACCTTGGAAATAGCAATCCGGTGGTTGCCAATCGCTTATTATTTGAGCCCGCCATTAGTGATATCGATAAACTGAGCCAAATCCTAAGGAAACACCAATCATCAATATATTCTCTCATTGAGCCACTGAATGGATGCGGTATTGATGCAACGAATGATTTGATTTTGCAGCTTTTGAAGAGGTTTAATAACGACTGGGCTTCGGCATTTCGTGTATTCACTTGGGCAAAAAATCAAACAGGTTATGTGCATACGCCGGAGTTGTACGATATTATGGTTGATATCTTAGGGAAGCGTCAGGAGTTCAGTTTAATGTGGGATTTAGTTGAAGAGATGGCGAAATTGAAAGGATATATCTCATCGGTTACTATGACTAAGGTGATGAGGCGGCTTGCTGCAGCTGGTAAgtatgaagatgccattgaaGTATTTAGAGGACTCGAAAAGTTTGGTGTAAGTAAAGACTTAGTTGCATTGAATACTTTAATGGATGCATTAGCTAAGGAACGAAGTGTTGAACATGCCATGAATGTGTTTATGGAGTTTAAAGATTGTATCTCTGTGAATCTTCATAGTTTCAATATTTTGATGAATGGTTATTGCAAAGCTGGGAAGTTAGATGAAGCAAAAAACACTATGGTTGAAATGGAGAAACATGGATTTCAACCTTGTGTTATTGCATACACTTGTTTGATTAAATCATATTGTAAATTGAAAGATTTTCGAAATGTGGATGCAACTTTAGAGGAGATGGAAGTAAAGGGTTGCAAGCCTAGTGTGATAACATATACAATCATCATGCATAATTTGGGGAAGGCGAAGCAAATAAATGAAGCATTGGAGGTTTAtgagaaaatgaaaagaaatggATTAGTCCCTGATGCTGCATTTTACAGCTCTTTGATTTTCATCTTAAGCAAGTCTGGAAGGATAAAAGATGCTTGGAATGTGTTTATAGATATGGAAAAGCAAGGTGTTGATATAGATGTTTTGACATATAATTCAATGATTTCTAGTGCTTGTACTCATAATCAGGAAGAGAATGCATTGAAGTTGCTTAGATTAATGGAGGAAAAAGAATGCAAACCAAATATAGAAACATATGGTCCTTTATTGAAGCTTTGCTGCAAGAGGAAGAGGATTAAGGTACTTAAGTTTTTAGTGGATCATATGTATAAGAACAATGTGAGCATTGATCTTGGTACATATGCTCTTTTGGTGCAGGGACTCTGTAATAGTGGGAAGATAGAACTTGCTTGCTCTTTCTTTGAAGAAGCAATATCAAAGAAAATGCTTCCTTATGATAGCACGTACAAGATTTTGGTGGAGGCACTTGAGAAAAATAACATGGCAGAATCTATGTTAAAGATTCAGAAGTTGATGGCACAGATGATGAAACAGAAAAAACCAGTGCCTTGTTAA
- the LOC136219703 gene encoding ATP-dependent RNA helicase SUV3, mitochondrial isoform X2 → MHEESKLGTLAGVCILWRRYSSVNNSTKIDFTDLTCPHSWYPNARSKQRKVILHMGPTNSGKTYQALKRLESSSSGIYCGPLRLLAWEVAKRLNKANVPCDLITGQEREKVEGAKHKAVTVEMADISSDYACAVVDEIQMLGCKTRGFSFTRALLGLSVDELHLCGDPASVPLIQEMLKLTDDEVQVQYYERLSPLVPLETPVGSFDNIKTGDCIVTFSRREIYRLKKRIESAGKHRCSIVYGSLPPETRTRQATQFNDDSSAFDVLVASDAIGMGLNLNISRIIFSTMEKFDGVHMRNLTVSEVKQIAGRAGRYGSKFPVGEVTCISTSDLPLLHTSLESPSPVLQHAGLFPSFDLLLMYSRLHPRIGLYQILEDFLENATLSPNYFIADCEEMMKVAAVIDEMPLSLHDKYLFCISPVDMDDEISANGLTQFATNYAKKGIVHLKEIFAPGMLEVPKTPNAMEELESIYKVLDLYVWLSFRLEDSFPDNELAASQKRICNLLIEEFLERLGWQKPRAPKSVSRKKLGRFVVPR, encoded by the exons ATGCATGAGGAATCCAAGCTTGGAACTTTAGCTGGtgtgtgcattttgtggagaaGATATAGCAGTGTTAATAATTCCACAAAGATTGATTTTACAGACTTGAC TTGTCCTCATTCATGGTACCCCAATGCTCGGAGTAAGCAGCGTAAGGTTATTCTCCACATGGGCCCGACTAACAGTGGGAAAACATATCAAGCTTTGAAGCGATTAGAGTCGAGTTCTTCTG GCATATATTGTGGTCCTCTGCGGCTGTTAGCTTGGGAGGTTGCGAAAAGATTGAACAAGGCAAACGTTCCTTGTGATCTTATAACGGGAcaggagagagagaaagttgaAGGTGCAAAGCACAAAGCTGTGACAGTTGAAATGGCTGATATATCGTCTGATTACGCCTGTGCTGTTGTTGATGAAATTCAG ATGTTGGGTTGTAAGACGAGGGGTTTCTCGTTTACACGGGCACTTTTGGGACTTTCAGTTGATGAACTTCACCTTTGTGGAGATCCAGCTTCCGTTCCTCTCATTCAAGAAATGCTCAAGTTAACTGATGATGAAGTCCAG GTTCAGTACTATGAGAGACTTTCTCCATTAGTTCCGTTGGAAACACCTGTTGGGTCGTTTGATAATATTAAAACAGGAGATTGCATTGTAACATTTTCACGTCGTGAAATATATCGGTTAAAG AAAAGAATTGAAAGTGCTGGAAAACATCGCTGTTCTATAGTCTACGGATCACTTCCACCAGAAACTCGCACAAGACAG GCAACGCAGTTCAATGATGATAGTAGTGCATTTGATGTTCTCGTGGCAAGTGATGCCATTGGGATGGGTCTTAACCTGAACATTTCTAGAATCATATTTTCAACAATGGAAAAGTTTGATGGTGTTCACATGCGGAATTTAACAGTATCCGAGGTTAAACAAATTGCAG GACGAGCTGGCAGGTACGGTTCAAAATTTCCAGTTGGAGAAGTCACTTGTATAAGCACATCGGATCTGCCCTTGCTTCACACGTCACTGGAATCCCCTTCACCCGTTTTGCAG CATGCTGGATTATTTCCTTCTTTCGATCTTCTGCTCATGTATTCGAGATTACATCCCAGGATTGGCTTATACCAGATACTGGAAGATTTTTTAGAGAATGCAACATTATCTCCAAATTATTTCATTGCAGATTGTGAGGAGATGATG AAAGTTGCTGCTGTTATTGATGAAATGCCACTTTCACTGCATGATAAGTATCTCTTTTGTATAAG CCCAGTTGACATGGATGATGAAATCTCAGCTAATGGTCTAACACAG TTCGCCACAAATTATGCGAAGAAAGGCATCGTTCACCTCAAAGAAATATTTGCCCCTGGTATGCTTGAGGTGCCGAAAACACCAAATGCAATGGAAGAGCTTGAATCAATTTACAAG GTACTGGATCTGTATGTTTGGTTGAGTTTCCGTTTGGAGGATTCATTTCCGGACAACGAGCTCGCAGCTTCTCAAAAGCGAATCTGCAATCT GTTAATTGAGGAGTTCCTTGAAAGACTAGGATGGCAGAAGCCAAGAGCACCAAAATCAGTGTCCCGCAAGAAATTGGGTCGATTTGTTGTACCAAGATAA
- the LOC136219703 gene encoding ATP-dependent RNA helicase SUV3, mitochondrial isoform X3, whose translation MGPTNSGKTYQALKRLESSSSGIYCGPLRLLAWEVAKRLNKANVPCDLITGQEREKVEGAKHKAVTVEMADISSDYACAVVDEIQMLGCKTRGFSFTRALLGLSVDELHLCGDPASVPLIQEMLKLTDDEVQVQYYERLSPLVPLETPVGSFDNIKTGDCIVTFSRREIYRLKKRIESAGKHRCSIVYGSLPPETRTRQATQFNDDSSAFDVLVASDAIGMGLNLNISRIIFSTMEKFDGVHMRNLTVSEVKQIAGRAGRYGSKFPVGEVTCISTSDLPLLHTSLESPSPVLQHAGLFPSFDLLLMYSRLHPRIGLYQILEDFLENATLSPNYFIADCEEMMKVAAVIDEMPLSLHDKYLFCISPVDMDDEISANGLTQFATNYAKKGIVHLKEIFAPGMLEVPKTPNAMEELESIYKVLDLYVWLSFRLEDSFPDNELAASQKRICNLLIEEFLERLGWQKPRAPKSVSRKKLGRFVVPR comes from the exons ATGGGCCCGACTAACAGTGGGAAAACATATCAAGCTTTGAAGCGATTAGAGTCGAGTTCTTCTG GCATATATTGTGGTCCTCTGCGGCTGTTAGCTTGGGAGGTTGCGAAAAGATTGAACAAGGCAAACGTTCCTTGTGATCTTATAACGGGAcaggagagagagaaagttgaAGGTGCAAAGCACAAAGCTGTGACAGTTGAAATGGCTGATATATCGTCTGATTACGCCTGTGCTGTTGTTGATGAAATTCAG ATGTTGGGTTGTAAGACGAGGGGTTTCTCGTTTACACGGGCACTTTTGGGACTTTCAGTTGATGAACTTCACCTTTGTGGAGATCCAGCTTCCGTTCCTCTCATTCAAGAAATGCTCAAGTTAACTGATGATGAAGTCCAG GTTCAGTACTATGAGAGACTTTCTCCATTAGTTCCGTTGGAAACACCTGTTGGGTCGTTTGATAATATTAAAACAGGAGATTGCATTGTAACATTTTCACGTCGTGAAATATATCGGTTAAAG AAAAGAATTGAAAGTGCTGGAAAACATCGCTGTTCTATAGTCTACGGATCACTTCCACCAGAAACTCGCACAAGACAG GCAACGCAGTTCAATGATGATAGTAGTGCATTTGATGTTCTCGTGGCAAGTGATGCCATTGGGATGGGTCTTAACCTGAACATTTCTAGAATCATATTTTCAACAATGGAAAAGTTTGATGGTGTTCACATGCGGAATTTAACAGTATCCGAGGTTAAACAAATTGCAG GACGAGCTGGCAGGTACGGTTCAAAATTTCCAGTTGGAGAAGTCACTTGTATAAGCACATCGGATCTGCCCTTGCTTCACACGTCACTGGAATCCCCTTCACCCGTTTTGCAG CATGCTGGATTATTTCCTTCTTTCGATCTTCTGCTCATGTATTCGAGATTACATCCCAGGATTGGCTTATACCAGATACTGGAAGATTTTTTAGAGAATGCAACATTATCTCCAAATTATTTCATTGCAGATTGTGAGGAGATGATG AAAGTTGCTGCTGTTATTGATGAAATGCCACTTTCACTGCATGATAAGTATCTCTTTTGTATAAG CCCAGTTGACATGGATGATGAAATCTCAGCTAATGGTCTAACACAG TTCGCCACAAATTATGCGAAGAAAGGCATCGTTCACCTCAAAGAAATATTTGCCCCTGGTATGCTTGAGGTGCCGAAAACACCAAATGCAATGGAAGAGCTTGAATCAATTTACAAG GTACTGGATCTGTATGTTTGGTTGAGTTTCCGTTTGGAGGATTCATTTCCGGACAACGAGCTCGCAGCTTCTCAAAAGCGAATCTGCAATCT GTTAATTGAGGAGTTCCTTGAAAGACTAGGATGGCAGAAGCCAAGAGCACCAAAATCAGTGTCCCGCAAGAAATTGGGTCGATTTGTTGTACCAAGATAA
- the LOC136219703 gene encoding DExH-box ATP-dependent RNA helicase DExH16, mitochondrial isoform X1, producing MAALLLRLRQRKVSSFGISRLLKDNVDHFQMHEESKLGTLAGVCILWRRYSSVNNSTKIDFTDLTCPHSWYPNARSKQRKVILHMGPTNSGKTYQALKRLESSSSGIYCGPLRLLAWEVAKRLNKANVPCDLITGQEREKVEGAKHKAVTVEMADISSDYACAVVDEIQMLGCKTRGFSFTRALLGLSVDELHLCGDPASVPLIQEMLKLTDDEVQVQYYERLSPLVPLETPVGSFDNIKTGDCIVTFSRREIYRLKKRIESAGKHRCSIVYGSLPPETRTRQATQFNDDSSAFDVLVASDAIGMGLNLNISRIIFSTMEKFDGVHMRNLTVSEVKQIAGRAGRYGSKFPVGEVTCISTSDLPLLHTSLESPSPVLQHAGLFPSFDLLLMYSRLHPRIGLYQILEDFLENATLSPNYFIADCEEMMKVAAVIDEMPLSLHDKYLFCISPVDMDDEISANGLTQFATNYAKKGIVHLKEIFAPGMLEVPKTPNAMEELESIYKVLDLYVWLSFRLEDSFPDNELAASQKRICNLLIEEFLERLGWQKPRAPKSVSRKKLGRFVVPR from the exons ATGGCTGCTTTACTACTTCGTCTTCGCCAAAGAAAGGTTTCATCTTTCGGAATTTCTCGCCTTCTAAAAG ACAATGTGGATCACTTTCAGATGCATGAGGAATCCAAGCTTGGAACTTTAGCTGGtgtgtgcattttgtggagaaGATATAGCAGTGTTAATAATTCCACAAAGATTGATTTTACAGACTTGAC TTGTCCTCATTCATGGTACCCCAATGCTCGGAGTAAGCAGCGTAAGGTTATTCTCCACATGGGCCCGACTAACAGTGGGAAAACATATCAAGCTTTGAAGCGATTAGAGTCGAGTTCTTCTG GCATATATTGTGGTCCTCTGCGGCTGTTAGCTTGGGAGGTTGCGAAAAGATTGAACAAGGCAAACGTTCCTTGTGATCTTATAACGGGAcaggagagagagaaagttgaAGGTGCAAAGCACAAAGCTGTGACAGTTGAAATGGCTGATATATCGTCTGATTACGCCTGTGCTGTTGTTGATGAAATTCAG ATGTTGGGTTGTAAGACGAGGGGTTTCTCGTTTACACGGGCACTTTTGGGACTTTCAGTTGATGAACTTCACCTTTGTGGAGATCCAGCTTCCGTTCCTCTCATTCAAGAAATGCTCAAGTTAACTGATGATGAAGTCCAG GTTCAGTACTATGAGAGACTTTCTCCATTAGTTCCGTTGGAAACACCTGTTGGGTCGTTTGATAATATTAAAACAGGAGATTGCATTGTAACATTTTCACGTCGTGAAATATATCGGTTAAAG AAAAGAATTGAAAGTGCTGGAAAACATCGCTGTTCTATAGTCTACGGATCACTTCCACCAGAAACTCGCACAAGACAG GCAACGCAGTTCAATGATGATAGTAGTGCATTTGATGTTCTCGTGGCAAGTGATGCCATTGGGATGGGTCTTAACCTGAACATTTCTAGAATCATATTTTCAACAATGGAAAAGTTTGATGGTGTTCACATGCGGAATTTAACAGTATCCGAGGTTAAACAAATTGCAG GACGAGCTGGCAGGTACGGTTCAAAATTTCCAGTTGGAGAAGTCACTTGTATAAGCACATCGGATCTGCCCTTGCTTCACACGTCACTGGAATCCCCTTCACCCGTTTTGCAG CATGCTGGATTATTTCCTTCTTTCGATCTTCTGCTCATGTATTCGAGATTACATCCCAGGATTGGCTTATACCAGATACTGGAAGATTTTTTAGAGAATGCAACATTATCTCCAAATTATTTCATTGCAGATTGTGAGGAGATGATG AAAGTTGCTGCTGTTATTGATGAAATGCCACTTTCACTGCATGATAAGTATCTCTTTTGTATAAG CCCAGTTGACATGGATGATGAAATCTCAGCTAATGGTCTAACACAG TTCGCCACAAATTATGCGAAGAAAGGCATCGTTCACCTCAAAGAAATATTTGCCCCTGGTATGCTTGAGGTGCCGAAAACACCAAATGCAATGGAAGAGCTTGAATCAATTTACAAG GTACTGGATCTGTATGTTTGGTTGAGTTTCCGTTTGGAGGATTCATTTCCGGACAACGAGCTCGCAGCTTCTCAAAAGCGAATCTGCAATCT GTTAATTGAGGAGTTCCTTGAAAGACTAGGATGGCAGAAGCCAAGAGCACCAAAATCAGTGTCCCGCAAGAAATTGGGTCGATTTGTTGTACCAAGATAA